In Deinococcus proteolyticus MRP, a single genomic region encodes these proteins:
- a CDS encoding FAD-dependent monooxygenase: MQLQHQNIVIIGAGVSGLALAGALHRHGAHCQVYEAEDQLWSLGGGLIIPPNSVKVLERLGLDSVLKVRGVELQEMRIYDASGRLLYARSQQDVAGQHGHALLGLAREDLHRALAEYLPAGTVQTGHRLTGLENHFHEAVARFHNGRQVRADLLVAADGRNSRVRELLYPETRLVPTGDVAYRGVTSQRPAGDLDSTFSEFWGPGRRFTCFRMAENLTYWHAPVRQSLGAPALSKAELLRAFEDFPPAVLDLIAATDQAEITALPIQDISPLPEWWSRRTVLIGDAAHATSPNLGQGAAQALADAEALATWLVTAPDRLTALESYQQQREGTANAATATARAFGEMGQARGVMRFARNLALSINPELARRRIEAFYGDPVS; this comes from the coding sequence ATGCAATTGCAACATCAGAATATTGTGATTATCGGGGCCGGTGTCAGTGGGCTGGCCCTGGCTGGGGCACTGCACCGGCATGGAGCACACTGTCAGGTCTACGAAGCCGAGGACCAACTGTGGTCGCTGGGCGGGGGGCTGATTATTCCGCCCAACTCGGTGAAGGTGCTGGAACGGCTGGGGCTGGACTCGGTGCTGAAGGTGCGCGGCGTGGAACTGCAGGAAATGCGTATCTACGACGCTTCAGGCCGCCTGCTGTACGCCCGCTCGCAGCAGGATGTGGCCGGGCAGCATGGGCATGCGCTGCTAGGCCTAGCCCGCGAGGACCTACACCGCGCCCTGGCCGAGTATCTGCCAGCCGGCACGGTGCAGACAGGCCACCGCCTGACCGGGCTGGAGAACCACTTCCATGAGGCGGTGGCGCGCTTCCACAACGGGCGGCAGGTCCGCGCCGACCTGCTGGTGGCCGCCGATGGCCGGAATTCGCGGGTACGCGAACTGCTGTACCCCGAAACCCGGCTGGTGCCCACCGGCGACGTGGCCTACCGGGGCGTGACCTCGCAGCGGCCGGCCGGCGACCTGGACAGCACGTTCAGCGAATTCTGGGGACCGGGGCGGCGCTTTACCTGTTTCCGCATGGCCGAGAACCTCACCTACTGGCACGCCCCGGTGCGCCAGTCGCTAGGAGCGCCCGCGCTCAGCAAGGCCGAGCTGCTGCGGGCGTTCGAGGACTTCCCGCCAGCGGTACTGGACCTGATAGCCGCGACCGACCAAGCGGAAATCACCGCGCTGCCCATACAGGACATCTCTCCGCTGCCCGAGTGGTGGAGTCGCCGCACAGTGCTGATTGGGGACGCAGCCCACGCCACCAGCCCCAACCTGGGCCAGGGGGCCGCGCAGGCCCTGGCAGACGCCGAAGCCCTGGCCACCTGGCTGGTCACGGCCCCGGACCGGCTCACCGCACTGGAAAGCTACCAGCAGCAGCGCGAGGGCACCGCCAACGCCGCCACCGCCACGGCCCGCGCCTTCGGGGAGATGGGCCAAGCCCGCGGGGTGATGCGCTTCGCCCGCAACCTGGCCCTGAGCATCAACCCGGAGCTGGCGCGGCGGCGAATTGAGGCCTTTTACGGCGACCCGGTGAGCTGA